A region of Toxorhynchites rutilus septentrionalis strain SRP chromosome 1, ASM2978413v1, whole genome shotgun sequence DNA encodes the following proteins:
- the LOC129777376 gene encoding glutactin: MTTHWLVHLATVVALVSKVASDWDFRGFDFGDEDSELIGPYEKAFNDDYSPFEFGLGSFGLMSDSPRYARMTSYVDPVESRFARNKRKSEASAEDDVEEDDEEGDEKSEGDGSVDDYADRYERFVSRHFRDRDDRRKKDERKAEEGKGDEGSEYDYRFDFSPSDDYERIKQESEAQSRQLAKDPKNCKAYEQDGMLCHVCRDAESDTTSESCAYATDPHHKKFAYVKQKNYNSSDPENVEPEQEPKAEDEPEAERDVEEVEEDEASEENAQLKAHPQKKRAETTNERPQKPHVIPTKKPVVHAKPGSYSSNGGGYRYQPVDLRSNKERPQIQSHQQSGIVHPTYNEFYTHLFPSQDGDHSQRLQQQQQQQQQEPALSPDEVYALKYQNKDDVAKVLAEFEARDWSNCKKGKKNELTCYQCTDKAGVKHEECMYVSESRQVSSKVLPATVAAVNPAASEPMQKPTKKSRRKKVTSEKKAVSPKLKNASSSSSNLSGKLIQLEPSESDVATGGEEAVAAAAAAPTHRGQERQTVKRTVSIKSYVDGSGKQAKKEPVDGERVMHYEHHITHVL, from the exons ATGACTACACACTGGTTGGTCCACCTGGCAACGGTGGTAGCGCTGGTGTCGAAAGTGGCAAGTGATTGGGACTTCCGTGGGTTCGATTTTGGCGATGAAGATTCGGAACTAATCGGTCCCTACGAGAAGGCATTCAACGATGACTACTCGCCGTTCGAGTTTGGGCTGGGTAGTTTCGGATTGATGTCGGACTCGCCGCGGTATGCCCGGATGACATCGTACGTGGATCCGGTCGAGAGTCGGTTCGCACGCAACAAACGCAAGTCGGAGGCAAGCGCGGAGGATGATGTCGAAGAGGACGATGAGGAAGGGGATGAGAAGAGCGAAGGGGACGGTAGCGTGGATGATTACGCCGATCGGTACGAACGGTTTGTAAGTCGTCACTTCAGGGATCGGGATGATCGCAGGAAAAAGGACGAACGTAAGGCTGAGGAGGGCAAGGGAGACGAGGGATCGGAGTATGACTATCGGTTTGATTTTTCCCCCTCGGATGACTACGAGAGAATCAAGCAGGAATCGGAAGCCCAAAGTAGACAGTTGGCGAAAGATCCGAAGAACTGTAAAGCTTACGAGCAGGATGGTATGCTGTGTCATGTGTGTAGGGATGCGGAGTCGGACACCACTTCGGAGTCATGTGCTTACGCAACGGATCCACACCACAAGAAGTTTGCCTATGTGAAGCAGAAGAACTACAACAGCAGCGATCCCGAGAATGTGGAACCAGAGCAGGAGCCGAAAGCGGAAGATGAGCCTGAAGCGGAGAGAGACGTCGAGGAAGTGGAAGAAGATGAAGCGAGCGAAGAGAATGCTCAATTGAAAGCTCATCCACAGAAAAAGCGAGCGGAAACCACCAACGAAAGACCACAGAAGCCTCACGTTATACCCACAAAAAAACCGGTGGTTCATGCCAAACCTGGCTCCTATTCTTCCAACGGAGGTGGCTACCGATACCAGCCGGTTGACCTGCGTTCAAACAAGGAACGGCCTCAGATTCAATCGCACCAGCAGAGCGGAATCGTGCATCCAACGTACAACGAATTCTACACTCACCTGTTTCCGTCGCAAGATGGGGACCACAGTCAGAGactccagcagcagcagcaacaacagcagcaggaaCCCGCACTCAGCCCGGATGAGGTGTACGCACTAAAGTATCAGAACAAGGATGACGTCGCTAAAGTTCTAGCTGAGTTTGAGGCACGCGACTGGTCCAACTGCAAGAAAG gcAAAAAGAACGAACTCACCTGCTACCAGTGTACCGACAAGGCCGGCGTTAAGCACGAGGAATGCATGTATGTTTCCGAATCGCGTCAGGTCTCGTCGAAGGTGTTGCCAGCCACCGTAGCCGCGGTGAATCCGGCCGCCAGTGAGCCGATGCAGAAGCCCACTAAGAAGTCCCGCCGCAAGAAGGTCACCTCCGAGAAGAAGGCCGTCTCGCCCAAGCTTAAGAacgccagcagcagcagcagcaacctgTCCGGTAAATTGATTCAGTTGGAACCAAGCGAGTCGGATGTTGCCACCGGCGGGGAAGAAGCGGTTGCAGCAGCGGCAGCCGCGCCGACCCATCGGGGACAGGAGCGTCAAACCGTGAAGAGAACCGTGTCCATCAAGAGCTACGTGGATGGTTCCGGGAAGCAGGCCAAGAAGGAACCGGTCGACGGGGAGCGGGTGATGCATTACGAGCATCACATAACCCATGTGCTGTAG
- the LOC129770838 gene encoding WD repeat-containing protein 6 — MRVLTDATCIRVLNSEKIIVGIGNELMLMVRNNDATQWLSASLPRFSNKIHGIDFRKIESNAMTYWLIAFHAGRDAYSLRLNEDNTFSAPQLIQTYNPLSYLLFYPSDRSLFVHSIRRLNDWISALKFIDDSSICLITGHGVAVHLMLIDLNWSIFDICPCQDSSTLYCSQIFGTSWNDLLCFSGTALGLLVIWRPAGPLKGSILYQVKAHNGVIFSIEYSIERNFLITTSDDRSVKFWTLNSRDGLQIELKENGYCFGHTARVFQCKIICKLDSLWVVSVGEDSNICLWDELGNIVTKKRVENGATLWNLDYDEATETIFACASNGNVSKFGLRNFLLVDRGKQEMSDVSPLLLQDHLSKVKFISDDLLVAVTNRNRVILLNGCTHYGVIDQLENFKCSILEACKDRIFIAGDKFINIYARNADDSFVLQKSTEIDFNQGVFNTGEHPKYAIIRSLHFSWDSDVILCDNNGRCLVYDLNVDQLKYCYRLPQSNERWLTSVFKIDQHLLLADRSGNLHLYNDQQVDPVFKLPQLHGKLGITEICLERKSPDGYFLITSGHDSHLRSIFINASKKIIEAYGSTKMPISWIDRMDSEGEIVMGFNDSHFTICNKNQEMLFQKDCGGGHRYWDCYRMKDGRYRFVYIQHKRLKEITFLLDASENQIKVPRLDWHTKSCNTVHIVRKKESNIFISGGEDNILRINRLQPNANGLQDLPKRELYSHISSIKTIFCCKPSPDGNIIVLSAGGRAQLCLTTLDPATLRTKDELSYMLQMSDSQRSRWRTDRTASLDPETRFMCVTFVEATSTLYMGCSDGFLRVFTLSRPREGYNVNLLNEFYYGRCFLHIADLNIEGSSIIVSMATDGMICFWDAQTMTAPFYKLKHHASGINSFDVKPTDSDGRFLIATGGDDQAVAVTEFSINRVQNGGFCIKILRTRIEQGVHQAQVTGIRLAGSGMLWSTSVDQMVYLLNYGKFKEIVVIKQFRTCISDVKGLELLNDGRELFIYGCGFEFLCVHV; from the exons ATGAGAGTACTAACAGACGCAACATGTATTCGGGTACTCAACAGCGAAAAAATTATTGTCG GAATTGGAAATGAGTTGATGCTTATGGTACGAAACAACGATGCAACACAGTGGTTATCAGCCTCGTTACCACGTTTTAGTAATAAGATACATGGAATTGATTTCCGAAAAATCGAGTCAAATGCGATGACGTATTGGTTGATTGCATTTCACGCAGGTAGAGATGCATATTCACTTCGCTTGAATGAG GACAACACATTCTCCGCTCCTCAGCTGATTCAAACTTATAATCCCTTGTCGTATCTATTGTTCTATCCGAGCGATAGAAGTCTTTTCGTTCATTCAATTCGTCGACTGAACGATTGGATAAGTGCATTAAAATTTATTGACGATTCATCTATCTGTCTCATCACCGGGCATGGGGTGGCTGTTCATCTGATGCTGATCGACCTTAACTGGTCCATTTTTGACATTTGCCCATGCCAGGACAGCTCAACACTTTATTGCTCGCAAATATTCGGAACTAGTTGGAACGATTTATTATGCTTCAGCGGAACAGCACTAGGCTTGCTAGTTATCTGGCGTCCAGCTGGTCCCCTGAAAGGCAGTATCCTTTACCAGGTGAAAGCACACAACGGagtaatattttccatagaataCAGCATAGAACGAAACTTTCTGATAACGACCTCCGATGATAGATCCGTAAAGTTTTGGACGTTGAACTCGCGCGACGGTTTACAGATAGAGCTGAAAGAGAATGGTTATTGCTTTGGTCATACAGCCAGGGTTTTCCAATGCAAAATTATCTGCAAACTGGACTCATTGTGGGTTGTTTCTGTTGGAGAAGATTCAAACATTTGCCTCTGGGATGAGCTTGGCAATATTGTGACCAAAAAACGTGTTGAGAATGGTGCGACTTTGTGGAACTTGGATTATGACGAGGCGACGGAAACGATTTTCGCGTGTGCAAGTAATGGAAACGTATCGAAATTTGGATTGAGGAATTTTTTGCTGGTCGATCGAGGGAAACAAGAAATGAGTGATGTATCTCCTTTGCTACTACAAGATCATTTGTCGAAGGTGAAATTCATTTCGGATGATTTACTAGTAGCGGTAACTAATCGCAATCGGGTCATCTTACTGAATGGTTGCACACATTACGGTGTTATTGACCAACTAGAAAATTTCAAGTGCAGCATTTTGGAAGCGTGTAAAGATCGGATCTTTATCGCTGGCGATAAATTCATCAATATTTATGCGAGAAATGCTGACGACAgttttgttttacaaaaaagcaccGAAATCGATTTTAATCAGGGGGTGTTTAACACTGGAGAACATCCGAAATATGCAATTATACGTTCCCTGCATTTTAGTTGGGATTCCGATGTAATTCTCTGTGACAATAATGGAAGATGCTTAGTTTACGACCTGAATGTGGATCAGCTCAAATATTGCTATCGATTACCGCAATCCAACGAAAGATGGCTCACGTCGGTGTTCAAAATAGACCAACATTTACTGCTAGCAGATCGTAGCGGAAATCTTCACTTGTACAATGATCAGCAGGTGGATCCTGTCTTTAAACTGCCACAACTTCATGGAAAGCTGGGAAtcaccgaaatatgtttggAACGGAAGTCTCCAGATGGATATTTCTTGATCACCTCCGGTCACGATAGTCACCTTAGGTCGATTTTTATCAATGCgagtaaaaaaatcattgaagctTATGGATCTACTAAAATGCCAATAAGTTGGATTGATAGAATGGACAGCGAAGGGGAAATAGTTATGGGTTTCAATGATTCACATTTTACGATTTGCAATAAGAACCAGGAAATGCTTTTTCAAAAAGATTGTGGAGGAGGCCATCGTTATTGGGATTGCTACCGGATGAAGGATGGTAGATATCGGTTTGTTTATATTCAACACAAACGTTTAAAAGAAATAACGTTTCTTCTGGACGCATCTGAGAACCAGATTAAAGTTCCTAGGCTGGACTGGCATACAAAGTCCTGCAATACAGTACACATagtaagaaagaaagaaagtaatatttttatatcTGGAGGGGAAGACAACATTTTAAGGATTAACCGCCTGCAACCGAATGCTAATGGATTACAA GATCTTCCTAAACGGGAATTATATAGCCACATTTCAAGCATTAAGACGATTTTCTGCTGCAAACCATCTCCGGATGGCAACATTATTGTTCTGTCAGCCGGCGGACGCGCCCAACTTTGCCTTACCACACTGGATCCGGCTACACTGAGAACCAAGGACGAGCTCTCGTACATGCTGCAGATGAGCGATTCCCAGCGGTCCAGATGGCGAACCGATCGGACTGCTTCACTCGATCCGGAAACACGTTTCATGTGCGTCACTTTTGTGGAAGCCACATCTACGCTTTACATGGGATGTTCCGATGGTTTCCTCAGAGTATTCACACTTTCGAGACCCCGAGAGGGTTACAATGTTAACTTGCTGAACGAATTTTACTATGGGCGATGTTTTCTCCATATCGCCGACTTGAATATTGAAGGCAGCTCGATTATTGTTTCGATGGCTACCGACGGTATGATTTGCTTCTGGGATGCACAGACTATGACCGCTCCTTTTTATAAATTGAAACATCACGCTAGTGGTATAAATAGTTTCGATGTAAAACCCACCGATAGCGATGGACGATTTTTGATTGCAACCGGCGGCGATGATCAAGCGGTGGCTGTTACTGAATTCAGTATCAACCGAGTACAAAATGGTGGTTTTTGTATCAAGATCCTCCGAACCCGAATCGAACAAGGCGTTCATCAAGCTCAAGTAACAGGAATTCGGCTTGCTGGCAGCGGCATGTTATGGAGTACGAGCGTTGATCAGATGGTGTATTTACTGAATTATGGAAAGTTCAAAGAAATCGTTGTTATCAAACAATTCCGGACATGCATCTCGGATGTTAAGGGTCTCGAGTTGTTGAATGACGGCAGGGAATTATTCATCTATGGCTGTGGGTTCGAGTTCCTCTGTGTTCACGTTTAA
- the LOC129777359 gene encoding DNA topoisomerase I, mitochondrial isoform X1, whose translation MSVEAETANSQGTTKHVNGGSSDERPNGITNGHSADGTGEDRHKSHKSSSKDKHRDKDRDRDKHREKDKHRSDKDRDKQKSSSSSSSKDKDRDKHKSSSSSSSNKDRDKDRDRDRHSSSHKSSKSDKDRDREKDKDRSKDKERSKDKDKERSRDKDREKDKDRKDRDKDKSSSSKDKDKHKSSSSSSSSHRDKDKERDKHKSSSSSSGRDKEKHSSSSGKDKDRKDRDKHSSSKDKDRERKDRIKEEDEDQPEVKQEIKEEPLPNGMESNESSQDVREIKQEDPLDVSQASSCDYSLSQFRPDETPFDIKEEAPDPNSAQDEDDQSEETEEPSVAEPVPEIKQESDSEDDVPLSKRKKKDDDEDFHNSSNKKKKVKLEKKEKKEKKKKRAYESDAECGEEEEDYGASKKKTKKIKKEAVKKETKTKVKTEVKQEVESPTKGRKKKKEEEEQEVWKWWEEEKREDGVKWNFLEHKGPVFAPPYEPLPSNIKFEYDGKEMKLSQDTEEIAGFYARMLEHDYTSKDVFNDNFFKDWRKAMTSGEREKIKDLKKCNFRYMKKFFDELSEKNRNRTKEEKLKLKEQNEALMKEYGTCIIDGHKEKIGNFKIEPPGLFRGRGEHPKMGLVKRRVMPEDVIINCAKNSKYPEAPEGHRWKEVRHDNTVSWLASWTENVQGQVKYVMLNPSSKLKGEKDWQKYETARRLLKHIDKIRETYHDEWKSKEMRIRQRAVALYFIDKLALRAGNEKDEDQADTVGCCSLRVEHIELHKELNGKENVVVFDFLGKDSIRYYNEVEVEKRVFKNLELFKENKKPGDDLFDRLNTTVMNEHLRDLMDGLTAKVFRTFNASFTLQNQLAELTDPDMTVPEKLLAYNRANRAVAILCNHQRAVPKTHDKSMSNLKEKIRLKREAVDTCQRELKDLKKSSVRDTVARDKKTKQLERLKDQLMKLELQETDKDENKTIALGTSKLNYLDPRISVAWCKKFGVPIEKIFNKTQRDKFRWAIDMADETYVF comes from the exons ATGAGCGTCGAAGCGGAAACGGCCAATTCACAG GGCACCACCAAACATGTGAACGGCGGAAGCTCCGACGAGCGACCGAACGGGATAACCAACGGGCACTCGGCGGACGGGACTGGCGAGGACCGCCACAAAAGCCACAAGAGCTCGAGCAAGGATAAACACCGGGATAAGGATCGGGATAGGGACAAGCACCGCGAGAAGGATAAGCACCGGTCGGACAAGGACCGGGACAAGCAAAAGAGTAGCAGTTCATCGTCCTCCAA AGATAAGGATCGCGACAAGCATAAGTCTAGTAGTAGTAGCAGCAGCAACAAGGACAGAGACAAGGATCGTGACCGTGATCGTCATAGCAGTTCCCACAAAAGCTCCAAAAGTGATAAGGATCGCGATCGGGAGAAGGACAAGGACCGTTCCAAGGATAAGGAACGTTCGAAGGACAAGGACAAGGAGCGTTCCAGGGACAAGGACCGTGAAAAGGACAAGGACAGGAAGGATCGCGACAAAGACAAATCCAGCAGTAGTAAAGATAAGGATAAGCACAAGAGCagctcgtcgtcgtcgtcgtctcaTCGCGACAAGGACAAGGAACGAGACAAGCACAaaagcagcagcagtagtagcGGTAGGGACAAAGAAAAACATTCCAGCAGTAGCGGCAAAGATAAAGACCGAAAGGATCGCGATAAACATTCATCATCGAAAGACAAGGATCGCGAACGAAAGGACAGAATAAAAGAGGAGGATGAAGACCAACCCGAGGTGAAGCAGGAGATCAAGGAGGAACCACTTCCCAATGGCATGGAAAGTAATGAATCGTCACAAGACGTTAGAGAAATTAAACAGGAAGATCCATTGGATGTTTCGCAAGCCAGCTCGTGTGATTACTCGCTATCGCAGTTCAGACCTGACGAAACGCCGTTCGATATTAAGGAGGAAGCCCCGGATCCGAACAGCGCCCAGGATGAAGACGATCAATCCGAAGAGACTGAAGAGCCCAGTGTCGCCGAGCCGGTTCCGGAAATTAAGCAGGAGTCCGACTCCGAGGATGATGTTCCACTGTCGAAGCGCAAGAAGAAGGATGATGACGAGGATTTccacaacagcagcaacaagaagaagaaggtgaaGCTTgagaagaaagagaaaaaagagaaaaagaagaagCGCGCCTACGAATCGGATGCTGAGTGTGGCGAGGAGGAGGAAGATTACGGTGCTTCCAAGAAGAAAACAAAGAAGATCAAGAAGGAGGCTGTTAAAAAGGAGACCAAAACTAAG GTTAAGACTGAGGTGAAGCAAGAAGTAGAAAGCCCAACTAAAGGCCGCAAGAAAAAGAAGGAAGAGGAGGAGCAAGAAGTTTGGAAATG gtgGGAGGAAGAGAAACGCGAAGATGGCGTCAAGTGGAATTTCCTCGAGCACAAGGGTCCGGTGTTCGCCCCACCGTACGAACCACTGCCCAGCAACATCAAGTTCGAATACGACGGTAAGGAGATGAAGCTCTCGCAGGATACGGAGGAAATCGCTGGATTCTATGCTCGCATGTTGGAGCACGATTACACTTCCAAGGACGTATTCAACGATAACTTCTTCAAGGACTGGCGCAAAGCGATGACATCGGGGGAGCGCGAGAAAATTAAGGATCTCAAAAAGTGCAACTTCCGGTATATGAAAAAGTTCTTCGACGAGCTCTCGGAGAAGAATCGTAACCGTACGAAGGAGGAGAAGCTGAAGTTGAAGGAGCAAAATGAGGCGCTGATGAAGGAGTACGGAACTTGTATAATCGATGGGCATAAGGAAAAGATCGGTAACTTCAAAATTGAACCGCCCGGTTTGTTCCGTGGTCGTGGCGAACATCCGAAGATGGGTCTCGTTAAGAGACGTGTTATGCCGGAGGACGTGATTATTAACTGTGCAAAAAATAGTAAATATCCAGAAGCCCCCGAGGGTCATCGATGGAAGGAAGTTCGCCACGATAACACAGTCTCGTGGCTAGCTTCATGGACGGAAAATGTGCAGGGCCAGGTCAAATACGTTATGTTGAATCCCAGCTCAAAGTTGAAGGGCGAGAAGGATTGGCAGAAGTACGAGACGGCTCGACGTTTGCTCAAACACATCGACAAAATCCGAGAGACGTATCATGACGAATGGAAGAGCAAGGAAATGAGAATAAGACAGCGCGCCGTTGCGTTGTACTTCATCGATAAACTCGCGCTGAGAGCTGGTAACGAAAAGGACGAAGATCAAGCCGACACGGTCGGTTGCTGCTCGCTACGAGTGGAACACATCGAACTGCATAAGGAACTGAATGGAAAGGAGAATGTGGTGGTGTTTGACTTTCTCGGTAAGGATTCCATCCGGTACTACAACGAGGTAGAAGTCGAGAAACGTGTGTTCAAAAATTTGGAATTGTTTAAGGAGAACAAAAAGCCCGGCGATGATTTGTTCGACCGGCTCAATACCACCGTGATGAACGAGCATTTGCGAGATTTGATGGATG GATTAACGGCAAAGGTGTTCCGTACTTTCAATGCTTCCTTTACGCTGCAGAATCAGCTGGCGGAACTAACGGACCCGGATATGACTGTGCCTGAAAAGCTGCTTGCCTACAACCGAGCGAACCGAGCCGTTGCCATTCTGTGTAACCATCAGCGTGCGGTTCCCAAGACCCATGACAAAAGTATGTCGAATTTGAAAGAGAAGATTCGCCTCAAGCGCGAAGCGGTTGACACTTGCCAGCGAGAACTAAAG GACTTGAAAAAGAGCTCCGTCCGAGACACGGTTGCCCGTGACAAGAAAACGAAACAACTGGAGCGCCTTAAGGATCAGCTGATGAAGCTCGAACTGCAAGAGACTGATAAGGATGAGAACAAGACAATTGCATTGGGAACGTCCAAGCTCAACTATTTGGATCCCCGTATTTCTGTGGCATG GTGCAAAAAGTTCGGCGTCCCGATTGAGAAAATCTTCAACAAAACACAGCGAGACAAGTTCCGATGGGCTATCGACATGGCGGATGAAACTTACGTGTTCTAA
- the LOC129777359 gene encoding DNA topoisomerase 1 isoform X2: MWTIVHITWRSLRQQKSRRVCFEFISFDQYRCKSSSARGLLHERRWEEEKREDGVKWNFLEHKGPVFAPPYEPLPSNIKFEYDGKEMKLSQDTEEIAGFYARMLEHDYTSKDVFNDNFFKDWRKAMTSGEREKIKDLKKCNFRYMKKFFDELSEKNRNRTKEEKLKLKEQNEALMKEYGTCIIDGHKEKIGNFKIEPPGLFRGRGEHPKMGLVKRRVMPEDVIINCAKNSKYPEAPEGHRWKEVRHDNTVSWLASWTENVQGQVKYVMLNPSSKLKGEKDWQKYETARRLLKHIDKIRETYHDEWKSKEMRIRQRAVALYFIDKLALRAGNEKDEDQADTVGCCSLRVEHIELHKELNGKENVVVFDFLGKDSIRYYNEVEVEKRVFKNLELFKENKKPGDDLFDRLNTTVMNEHLRDLMDGLTAKVFRTFNASFTLQNQLAELTDPDMTVPEKLLAYNRANRAVAILCNHQRAVPKTHDKSMSNLKEKIRLKREAVDTCQRELKDLKKSSVRDTVARDKKTKQLERLKDQLMKLELQETDKDENKTIALGTSKLNYLDPRISVAWCKKFGVPIEKIFNKTQRDKFRWAIDMADETYVF, encoded by the exons ATGTGGACAATTGTTCACATTACATGGCGAAGCTTGCGACAACAGAAGTCACGCAGAGTTTGCTTTGAATTTATTTCCTTTGATCAATATCGCTGTAAGAGTAGTTCAGCTCGAGGTCTACTCCACGAGCGAAG gtgGGAGGAAGAGAAACGCGAAGATGGCGTCAAGTGGAATTTCCTCGAGCACAAGGGTCCGGTGTTCGCCCCACCGTACGAACCACTGCCCAGCAACATCAAGTTCGAATACGACGGTAAGGAGATGAAGCTCTCGCAGGATACGGAGGAAATCGCTGGATTCTATGCTCGCATGTTGGAGCACGATTACACTTCCAAGGACGTATTCAACGATAACTTCTTCAAGGACTGGCGCAAAGCGATGACATCGGGGGAGCGCGAGAAAATTAAGGATCTCAAAAAGTGCAACTTCCGGTATATGAAAAAGTTCTTCGACGAGCTCTCGGAGAAGAATCGTAACCGTACGAAGGAGGAGAAGCTGAAGTTGAAGGAGCAAAATGAGGCGCTGATGAAGGAGTACGGAACTTGTATAATCGATGGGCATAAGGAAAAGATCGGTAACTTCAAAATTGAACCGCCCGGTTTGTTCCGTGGTCGTGGCGAACATCCGAAGATGGGTCTCGTTAAGAGACGTGTTATGCCGGAGGACGTGATTATTAACTGTGCAAAAAATAGTAAATATCCAGAAGCCCCCGAGGGTCATCGATGGAAGGAAGTTCGCCACGATAACACAGTCTCGTGGCTAGCTTCATGGACGGAAAATGTGCAGGGCCAGGTCAAATACGTTATGTTGAATCCCAGCTCAAAGTTGAAGGGCGAGAAGGATTGGCAGAAGTACGAGACGGCTCGACGTTTGCTCAAACACATCGACAAAATCCGAGAGACGTATCATGACGAATGGAAGAGCAAGGAAATGAGAATAAGACAGCGCGCCGTTGCGTTGTACTTCATCGATAAACTCGCGCTGAGAGCTGGTAACGAAAAGGACGAAGATCAAGCCGACACGGTCGGTTGCTGCTCGCTACGAGTGGAACACATCGAACTGCATAAGGAACTGAATGGAAAGGAGAATGTGGTGGTGTTTGACTTTCTCGGTAAGGATTCCATCCGGTACTACAACGAGGTAGAAGTCGAGAAACGTGTGTTCAAAAATTTGGAATTGTTTAAGGAGAACAAAAAGCCCGGCGATGATTTGTTCGACCGGCTCAATACCACCGTGATGAACGAGCATTTGCGAGATTTGATGGATG GATTAACGGCAAAGGTGTTCCGTACTTTCAATGCTTCCTTTACGCTGCAGAATCAGCTGGCGGAACTAACGGACCCGGATATGACTGTGCCTGAAAAGCTGCTTGCCTACAACCGAGCGAACCGAGCCGTTGCCATTCTGTGTAACCATCAGCGTGCGGTTCCCAAGACCCATGACAAAAGTATGTCGAATTTGAAAGAGAAGATTCGCCTCAAGCGCGAAGCGGTTGACACTTGCCAGCGAGAACTAAAG GACTTGAAAAAGAGCTCCGTCCGAGACACGGTTGCCCGTGACAAGAAAACGAAACAACTGGAGCGCCTTAAGGATCAGCTGATGAAGCTCGAACTGCAAGAGACTGATAAGGATGAGAACAAGACAATTGCATTGGGAACGTCCAAGCTCAACTATTTGGATCCCCGTATTTCTGTGGCATG GTGCAAAAAGTTCGGCGTCCCGATTGAGAAAATCTTCAACAAAACACAGCGAGACAAGTTCCGATGGGCTATCGACATGGCGGATGAAACTTACGTGTTCTAA